From a region of the Flavobacterium sediminilitoris genome:
- the trpC gene encoding indole-3-glycerol phosphate synthase TrpC, with amino-acid sequence MNILDKIIIDKKREVEVKKSIIPVSQLEASVLFNGRTYSMSKLLKNSLSGIITEHKRRSPSKSIINNKHSVEDVVIGYQNAGASGISVLTDGKYFGGSLDDLILAKASVNIPLLRKEFIIDEYQILEAKAHGADVILLIAAVLSREEIKRLSEFAQSLALEVLLEVHNQEELEKSIMYSLDMIGVNNRNLKTFEVSLDFSKKLSSLIPDEFVKVSESGIETVDVIKELQQFGYQGFLMGEHFMKTENPGLAAKEFINKTIL; translated from the coding sequence ATGAATATACTTGATAAAATTATTATTGATAAAAAAAGAGAAGTTGAAGTAAAAAAATCAATTATTCCTGTTTCTCAACTTGAAGCTTCTGTTTTATTTAATGGTCGTACATACTCTATGAGTAAACTATTAAAAAATAGCTTATCAGGTATCATCACAGAACATAAAAGAAGATCACCTTCAAAATCAATTATCAATAATAAACATTCTGTTGAAGACGTTGTTATTGGCTATCAAAATGCAGGAGCTTCTGGAATTTCAGTTTTAACTGATGGAAAGTATTTTGGTGGCTCATTAGATGATTTAATATTAGCAAAAGCTTCTGTAAACATACCTTTATTACGCAAAGAATTTATAATTGATGAATACCAAATTTTAGAAGCAAAAGCACACGGAGCAGATGTTATATTACTAATTGCAGCCGTTTTATCAAGAGAAGAAATTAAACGATTATCAGAATTTGCACAAAGTTTAGCATTAGAAGTTCTACTCGAAGTACACAACCAAGAAGAATTAGAAAAATCAATTATGTATAGTTTAGACATGATTGGTGTAAATAATCGTAATTTAAAAACCTTTGAAGTAAGTTTAGATTTTAGTAAAAAACTATCCTCATTAATTCCTGATGAATTTGTTAAAGTATCAGAAAGTGGTATTGAAACAGTTGATGTAATAAAAGAACTACAACAATTTGGTTACCAAGGCTTTTTAATGGGAGAACACTTCATGAAAACAGAAAACCCAGGTTTAGCAGCAAAAGAATTTATTAATAAAACTATATTATGA
- a CDS encoding phosphoribosylanthranilate isomerase → MKFPENIQEICSLEPSYLGFIFWKKSLRKYDNDEIIEIPKHIKKVGVFVDENIEVIKSKINQFKFDAIQLHGIESPNFCKEIKELNVEVIKAFSIDETFNFDKLLEYEDNVDFFLFDTKGRLPGGNGISFNWDLLVNYKLSKPFFLSGGIGLTSVDAIKSFLSTGIAKYCYGIDVNSRFERRTGFKNYSKLRRLKRLLYEDEI, encoded by the coding sequence ATGAAATTTCCAGAAAATATTCAGGAAATCTGCTCATTAGAACCAAGTTATTTAGGCTTTATTTTTTGGAAAAAATCATTACGAAAATATGATAATGATGAAATAATTGAAATTCCAAAACACATAAAAAAAGTAGGAGTATTTGTAGATGAAAACATTGAAGTCATTAAAAGTAAAATTAATCAATTCAAATTTGATGCTATTCAATTACATGGCATAGAATCTCCTAATTTTTGTAAAGAAATTAAGGAATTAAATGTAGAAGTCATTAAAGCTTTTTCAATTGATGAAACCTTCAACTTCGATAAACTTTTAGAATACGAAGACAATGTAGATTTCTTTCTTTTTGATACGAAAGGAAGATTACCTGGCGGAAATGGAATCTCATTTAACTGGGATTTATTAGTAAATTATAAACTATCAAAACCATTTTTCTTAAGTGGCGGAATAGGATTAACAAGTGTTGATGCAATAAAATCATTTTTAAGTACTGGTATAGCCAAATATTGTTACGGAATTGATGTAAATAGCCGATTTGAAAGAAGAACAGGATTTAAAAATTATTCTAAATTAAGAAGACTAAAAAGATTATTATATGAAGACGAAATATAA
- the trpB gene encoding tryptophan synthase subunit beta, which yields MKTKYNVDENGFYGKFGGAFIPEMLYPNVEELKENYLKIMNEPSFKEEFNTLLKQYVGRPTPLYFAKRLSEKYNTKIYLKREDLCHTGAHKVNNTIGQILMAKRLGKTRIIAETGAGQHGVATATVCALMGLECIVYMGEIDIKRQAPNVARMKMLGATVRPATSGSKTLKDATNEAIRDWINNPLDTFYIIGSVVGPHPYPDMVAKFQSVISKEIKTQLLDQEDKENPDYVVACVGGGSNAAGAFYEFLDNENVKLIAVEAAGHGVDSGESAATSVLGKIGIIHGSKTLLMQTEDGQITEPYSISAGLDYPGVGPLHAHLHDSNRAEFIAITDNEAMQAGLNICKTEGIIPAIETAHAFAVLDKKQFRPTDIVVINLSGRGDKDLNTYIDYFKF from the coding sequence ATGAAGACGAAATATAATGTAGACGAAAATGGATTTTATGGAAAATTTGGTGGAGCGTTTATCCCTGAAATGTTATATCCAAATGTAGAAGAATTAAAAGAAAATTATTTAAAAATAATGAATGAACCTTCATTTAAAGAAGAATTCAACACATTATTAAAACAATATGTAGGCAGACCAACACCATTGTATTTCGCAAAACGGTTATCAGAAAAATACAATACAAAAATATACCTAAAAAGAGAAGATCTATGTCACACAGGAGCTCACAAAGTAAACAATACGATTGGGCAAATTCTAATGGCAAAACGATTAGGTAAAACAAGAATTATAGCCGAAACCGGAGCAGGACAACACGGTGTAGCTACAGCTACAGTTTGTGCCTTAATGGGATTAGAATGCATCGTTTACATGGGAGAAATAGACATTAAACGTCAAGCTCCAAATGTAGCTCGTATGAAAATGTTAGGCGCAACTGTCCGACCTGCAACTTCAGGATCAAAAACCTTAAAAGATGCAACAAACGAAGCTATTAGAGATTGGATTAACAATCCATTAGACACCTTTTATATTATCGGTTCAGTCGTTGGCCCTCATCCTTATCCAGATATGGTGGCAAAATTTCAAAGTGTAATTTCAAAAGAAATTAAAACCCAATTATTAGACCAAGAAGACAAGGAAAATCCTGATTATGTAGTTGCTTGTGTTGGAGGAGGTAGTAATGCTGCTGGTGCTTTCTATGAATTTTTAGATAATGAAAACGTAAAATTAATTGCAGTTGAAGCAGCAGGTCATGGAGTTGATTCTGGTGAAAGTGCTGCTACATCAGTATTAGGCAAAATCGGAATTATTCACGGAAGTAAAACTTTGCTAATGCAAACTGAAGACGGACAAATCACAGAGCCCTACTCTATTTCTGCTGGTTTAGATTATCCAGGTGTAGGACCTTTACATGCTCACTTACACGATTCTAATCGCGCTGAATTTATAGCTATTACTGATAATGAAGCTATGCAAGCTGGTTTAAATATTTGTAAAACAGAAGGAATTATACCTGCAATAGAAACGGCTCATGCCTTTGCGGTATTAGATAAAAAACAATTTAGACCAACAGATATAGTGGTAATTAACCTTTCTGGTCGTGGTGACAAAGATTTAAACACATACATCGATTATTTCAAATTCTAA
- the trpA gene encoding tryptophan synthase subunit alpha: protein MKRINAKLLEDKKLLSIYFTAGYPNLNDTVPIIKELEQSGVDMIEIGLPFSDPLADGPTIQESSTIAIENGMTTTILFNQLKDIRKTIQIPLIIMGYFNPMMQYGIEKFCQKCAEIGIDGLIIPDLPLDVYQNEYKFIFEKHDLKNIFLITPQTSNERITQIDTISNSFIYMVSTAAVTGSQSGFGIEQLDYFKRIANLNLKNPQIVGFGIKDNETFQQATKYQKGAIIGSAFIKFLKNNPVSKIKNFISFIK, encoded by the coding sequence ATGAAAAGAATAAACGCAAAACTTTTAGAAGATAAAAAATTATTATCTATATATTTTACTGCTGGTTACCCTAATTTAAATGATACTGTACCTATTATCAAAGAATTAGAACAAAGTGGAGTAGATATGATCGAAATAGGACTGCCATTTTCAGATCCTCTAGCTGATGGACCAACAATCCAAGAAAGTTCTACAATTGCAATTGAAAATGGAATGACAACAACTATCCTATTCAACCAATTAAAAGATATTAGAAAAACGATACAAATTCCATTAATTATAATGGGATATTTTAATCCAATGATGCAATATGGAATTGAAAAATTTTGTCAAAAATGTGCAGAAATTGGAATTGATGGCTTAATTATTCCCGATTTACCTTTAGACGTATACCAAAATGAATACAAATTTATTTTTGAAAAACATGACCTAAAAAATATCTTTTTAATAACACCTCAAACCTCAAACGAACGCATTACACAAATTGACACTATCTCTAATAGTTTTATTTATATGGTAAGCACAGCAGCCGTAACAGGAAGCCAGTCTGGTTTTGGAATAGAACAATTAGACTATTTTAAAAGAATTGCTAACTTAAATTTAAAAAATCCACAAATTGTTGGATTTGGAATTAAAGACAACGAAACATTTCAACAAGCCACAAAATATCAAAAAGGAGCAATCATTGGTAGTGCATTCATCAAATTTTTAAAAAATAACCCTGTTTCAAAAATTAAAAACTTCATTTCATTTATTAAATAA
- a CDS encoding NfeD family protein: protein MNFLENYEPLLKAFWYIALPVSIFFSLQTIATFIGLGGAESDADSDGGDAGDMPFELFTLRNLINFLLGFSWTGISFYHKFENKTILIIISVLVGIIFVAVFFILIKQILKLSEDNSFKLENTLNKTADVYLTIPENKLGKGKIQISVNGAFHELEAMTTNAEKIPSGSVVKVIAIENSILIVEKF, encoded by the coding sequence ATGAACTTTTTAGAAAACTATGAGCCTTTATTAAAGGCGTTTTGGTACATTGCATTACCAGTGAGTATTTTCTTTTCACTACAAACAATTGCTACTTTCATTGGTTTAGGAGGAGCTGAATCGGATGCTGATTCTGACGGAGGTGATGCAGGAGATATGCCTTTTGAACTATTTACTCTTAGAAACTTAATCAATTTTTTACTAGGATTTAGTTGGACAGGAATATCATTTTATCACAAATTTGAGAACAAAACCATCTTAATCATTATTTCAGTATTAGTCGGAATTATTTTTGTTGCTGTATTCTTTATACTAATAAAACAAATTTTAAAACTATCTGAAGATAATAGCTTTAAACTAGAAAATACATTAAACAAAACAGCCGATGTTTATTTAACTATTCCTGAAAATAAATTAGGAAAAGGAAAAATTCAAATTAGTGTAAACGGAGCTTTCCATGAGTTAGAAGCTATGACCACTAATGCTGAAAAAATCCCATCAGGTTCTGTTGTTAAAGTTATTGCTATAGAAAATAGTATCCTTATTGTAGAAAAATTTTAA
- a CDS encoding flotillin family protein, with amino-acid sequence MSELIIIVVAAFVLFVTFVTLISRYKRCPSDKILVIYGRTGGTSAKCVHGGGAFIWPVIQDYQYLDLKPISIEANLTNALSRQNIRVDVPCRFTIAISTETDSMNTAAERLLGLSPDQIQELAKDILFGQLRLVIATMTIEEINSDRDKFLDNISKNVDSELKKIGLKLINVNVTDIKDESGYIEALGKEAAAKAINEAKISVAEQEKIGETGKAMADREKDVQIAETHRDRDVKIAITNKDREVSIAAAFKDESIGKAEAQRDTRVKTSEANAIAIQGENEAKIAIAQSEATRREREAEALRIALASEKVQSARALEESYVAEQKAEQARAERERSTQNANIVIPAEIAKQKAIIDAQAEAEKTRVQAKGEADAIFAKMEAEAKGLFEILTKQAEGYREVVSAAGGDPTKAFQLLLIEKLPELVKTQVEAVKNIKIDKITVWDSGNNQDGNGSTANFISGMMKTVPPLNDLFNMAGLNLPTYLKGDDKATEVKPTEIAKTNDDNTSSEEVK; translated from the coding sequence ATGTCTGAATTAATTATTATTGTTGTAGCCGCATTTGTGCTATTCGTAACTTTTGTTACCTTAATTTCTCGTTACAAAAGATGTCCGTCGGATAAAATCTTAGTTATTTATGGTCGCACAGGTGGCACATCTGCTAAATGTGTTCACGGTGGTGGTGCCTTTATTTGGCCTGTAATTCAAGATTATCAATACTTAGATTTAAAACCTATTTCTATTGAAGCAAACTTAACAAATGCTCTTTCTCGTCAAAACATTCGTGTTGATGTTCCTTGTCGTTTCACCATTGCAATTTCAACAGAAACAGATAGTATGAATACTGCTGCTGAACGTTTATTAGGACTTTCACCTGATCAGATTCAAGAATTAGCAAAAGATATTTTATTTGGTCAATTGCGTTTAGTAATTGCAACAATGACTATTGAAGAAATTAACTCAGATAGAGATAAATTCTTAGATAACATTTCTAAAAACGTAGATTCAGAATTAAAGAAAATTGGTTTAAAATTAATTAACGTTAACGTAACCGATATTAAAGACGAATCAGGCTATATTGAAGCATTAGGAAAAGAAGCTGCTGCAAAAGCCATTAACGAGGCTAAAATTTCAGTAGCTGAACAAGAAAAAATTGGAGAAACTGGAAAAGCAATGGCTGATCGTGAGAAAGACGTTCAAATTGCCGAAACACATAGAGATCGTGATGTAAAAATTGCAATTACTAATAAAGACAGAGAAGTAAGTATTGCCGCAGCCTTTAAAGACGAAAGTATTGGTAAAGCAGAAGCGCAAAGAGATACACGTGTAAAAACATCAGAAGCAAATGCTATTGCTATTCAAGGAGAAAATGAGGCTAAAATTGCCATTGCACAATCAGAAGCAACTCGTCGTGAACGTGAAGCAGAAGCATTAAGAATCGCTTTAGCTTCTGAAAAAGTACAAAGTGCAAGAGCATTAGAAGAATCATATGTAGCGGAACAAAAAGCGGAACAAGCACGTGCCGAAAGAGAACGTTCTACACAAAATGCTAATATTGTAATTCCTGCTGAAATTGCAAAACAAAAAGCAATTATTGATGCACAAGCTGAAGCTGAAAAAACAAGAGTTCAAGCAAAAGGAGAAGCAGATGCTATTTTTGCAAAAATGGAAGCAGAAGCAAAAGGTTTATTTGAAATCTTAACCAAACAAGCAGAAGGTTATCGTGAAGTGGTTAGTGCTGCTGGCGGTGATCCAACAAAAGCATTCCAATTATTGTTAATTGAAAAATTACCAGAATTGGTTAAAACCCAAGTGGAAGCAGTTAAAAACATCAAAATTGATAAAATTACAGTTTGGGACTCTGGAAATAATCAAGATGGAAATGGTTCAACTGCCAATTTCATTTCTGGTATGATGAAAACAGTTCCACCATTAAATGATTTATTCAATATGGCTGGTTTAAATTTACCAACATATTTGAAAGGTGATGATAAAGCCACAGAAGTAAAACCAACTGAAATTGCCAAAACTAATGATGATAACACTTCATCAGAAGAAGTGAAATAA
- a CDS encoding tRNA dihydrouridine synthase produces the protein MTPTLLSSPLQGFTDFRFRNALHKYFGGIDTYYAPYIRLDGKLIIKNSYQLDLQLENNNTLELIPQVMTNDADEFLFVVKYIQELGYKELNWNLGCPYPMVTKRGMGSGLICQPTKIDHILERAHSETDVVVSMKMRMGYENPEEILDVFPILDKYPLKNIAIHARIGKQLYNGGVNLEAFQRCTENTKHKLYYNGDITSVAKYREMQERFPNIDHFMIGRGLIADPFLPSMIKNNTIEYPKDRWQIFSEFHDTIYQEYDAALSGPTPIRMKMLGFWGYFSNSFSDPQKTFKKIKKAQSPRAYQEAVKEILKKEK, from the coding sequence ATGACTCCTACTCTACTCTCATCGCCTTTACAAGGTTTTACCGATTTCCGATTTAGAAATGCTTTACATAAATATTTCGGTGGTATTGATACTTATTATGCACCATATATTCGTTTAGATGGAAAATTAATTATAAAAAATTCGTACCAACTTGATTTACAATTAGAAAATAACAATACTTTGGAACTCATTCCACAAGTAATGACTAATGATGCTGATGAATTTCTATTTGTAGTCAAGTACATCCAAGAATTGGGATACAAAGAACTCAACTGGAATTTAGGTTGTCCTTATCCAATGGTAACCAAAAGAGGCATGGGTTCTGGACTGATTTGCCAACCTACAAAAATTGATCATATCTTAGAAAGAGCGCATAGTGAAACAGATGTAGTGGTATCAATGAAAATGAGAATGGGTTACGAAAATCCAGAAGAAATTTTGGATGTTTTTCCTATTTTGGATAAATATCCTTTAAAAAATATTGCCATTCATGCCCGAATTGGAAAACAATTATACAATGGCGGTGTTAATTTAGAAGCTTTTCAACGTTGTACCGAAAATACCAAACATAAGTTATATTATAATGGTGATATTACTTCTGTAGCTAAATATAGAGAAATGCAAGAACGCTTTCCAAATATAGATCATTTTATGATAGGTCGCGGTTTAATTGCTGATCCTTTTTTACCAAGCATGATCAAAAACAATACTATTGAGTATCCAAAAGACCGATGGCAAATTTTCAGTGAATTTCACGACACCATTTATCAAGAATATGATGCAGCTCTCTCTGGTCCAACACCTATACGAATGAAAATGCTAGGTTTTTGGGGCTACTTTTCAAATTCTTTTTCCGATCCTCAAAAAACATTCAAAAAAATTAAAAAAGCCCAAAGCCCTAGAGCGTATCAAGAAGCAGTTAAAGAGATTTTAAAAAAGGAAAAGTAA
- a CDS encoding ribosomal maturation YjgA family protein, with protein sequence MLTFNKNYFILTLFIFVIEVIIALYIKDTFIRPYLGDVLVVILLYCFIKSFIKSRVAIVALFVLLFSFTIETLQYFNIVERLGLEQYKIARIIIGTSFSWIDLICYTIGYILIVIIEKRKTIGLTIN encoded by the coding sequence ATGTTAACATTCAATAAAAACTATTTTATATTAACACTATTTATCTTTGTTATTGAAGTTATAATTGCACTATACATAAAAGATACTTTTATAAGACCCTATTTAGGTGATGTTTTAGTAGTAATACTTCTATATTGCTTCATAAAATCATTCATAAAATCACGCGTAGCAATTGTTGCCCTATTTGTTCTCCTCTTTTCTTTTACAATCGAAACCCTTCAATATTTTAATATTGTTGAAAGACTAGGCTTAGAACAGTATAAAATAGCTCGAATAATAATTGGAACTTCATTCTCATGGATCGATCTAATATGCTATACCATTGGATACATACTTATAGTTATTATTGAAAAAAGGAAAACAATAGGTTTAACAATCAATTAA
- a CDS encoding serine hydrolase domain-containing protein, whose protein sequence is MKTNFLLLITVLLVFSCKEKEKNTSLNQKNPKNSTLKIDSLLTVYEKNGKFMGSLELAHRGKSIYSKTIGYSDIESKKKADPKTKYRIGSISKTFTAVLIFKAIEENKISLNETIEKYFPNIKNANKITIANLLQHRSGIHNFTKDEKLFKYRTQFKSSNDLLSIISNYESDFEPNTQGEYSNSNYFLLSQILEKKYNKSFKDVLLEKITLPLDLEDTYHGKQITINDNESNSYNLSEKQTKFAETDMSILIGSGSIISTPKDVNKFMTALFTGKLLSTESLALMKTIEDSYGMGLFQYKITDRNGFGHRGHIDEFRSTSIYFPKEDLAFTLISNGAKIDINDLYLEIIKLYFNDAVIELSETEVEKFVGTYVYEKDEKDKVVFIQDETTLVHIIKGEFKEPLIYKGNNRFVMEQMYGEPISFIFSSDGSSLIFEQGKFKGKYKKE, encoded by the coding sequence ATGAAAACAAATTTTTTATTATTAATTACAGTTTTATTAGTTTTTTCCTGCAAAGAGAAGGAAAAAAACACTTCTTTAAATCAGAAAAATCCCAAAAACTCTACCTTAAAAATAGATAGTCTCTTAACTGTTTATGAGAAAAATGGAAAATTTATGGGAAGTTTAGAATTAGCTCATAGAGGAAAATCCATTTACTCAAAAACCATTGGATATAGTGACATTGAATCCAAAAAGAAAGCAGATCCAAAAACGAAATATAGAATTGGTTCTATTTCAAAAACGTTTACTGCAGTACTAATTTTTAAAGCAATTGAAGAAAATAAGATATCTCTCAATGAGACCATAGAAAAATACTTTCCAAACATAAAAAATGCTAACAAAATTACTATTGCTAATTTACTTCAACACAGAAGTGGTATTCATAATTTTACAAAAGATGAAAAACTCTTTAAGTATAGAACACAATTTAAATCCTCTAACGATCTTCTCTCAATAATATCAAATTATGAAAGTGATTTTGAACCTAACACTCAAGGAGAATATAGTAATTCTAATTATTTCCTATTATCACAAATTCTTGAGAAAAAATATAATAAATCTTTTAAAGATGTTTTACTAGAGAAAATCACTTTACCATTAGACTTAGAAGACACCTATCATGGCAAACAAATAACCATAAACGACAACGAATCCAATTCTTATAACCTTTCTGAAAAACAGACCAAATTTGCAGAAACTGATATGTCTATACTTATTGGAAGTGGTTCAATTATTTCAACACCAAAAGATGTAAACAAGTTTATGACCGCCTTATTTACAGGTAAATTACTTTCAACAGAAAGTTTAGCTTTAATGAAAACCATTGAAGATAGTTATGGAATGGGGCTATTTCAATACAAAATTACTGACCGAAATGGATTTGGACATCGAGGGCATATAGATGAGTTTAGGTCTACCTCTATTTACTTCCCTAAAGAAGATTTAGCTTTTACCTTAATTTCAAATGGAGCTAAAATTGATATCAATGATTTATATTTAGAAATTATTAAATTATACTTCAATGATGCAGTAATAGAATTATCAGAGACCGAGGTTGAAAAATTTGTTGGAACATATGTTTATGAAAAAGACGAAAAGGATAAAGTAGTTTTTATCCAAGATGAAACTACTTTGGTTCATATTATAAAAGGAGAATTTAAAGAGCCTCTTATTTACAAAGGAAATAACCGATTTGTTATGGAACAAATGTATGGAGAACCTATATCATTTATATTTTCTTCTGATGGAAGCAGTTTAATATTTGAACAAGGCAAATTTAAAGGCAAATATAAAAAAGAATAA
- a CDS encoding S41 family peptidase, which yields MKKNILTILLFNYFFTFAQESKVLTTLETDQLINQISTNLKQNYFDSEKTKTLNNILTKKLKKNEFYNLPTDSLTKKLTLLLRNQTNDIHFYIGKSNPDVEKDPIKELPKQNFNGGFTEVKILENNIGYIKWDRCIANDEAFRKIKSALVFLEGVDKLIIDISENPGGDGRSGNFINYHLYENPSYQSLLMKRCVGEENWYQSEVAYNYSDAPKFFDIPLYIITSKNTGSASEYFAFTAQEMQRATIIGKTTAGAGNPVTMVTMGDYFMYVPVCEIVTYEGKSIEAKGVIPDIELISNDLLNETLNYINKE from the coding sequence ATGAAAAAAAATATCTTAACAATTCTATTATTTAATTACTTCTTCACGTTTGCACAAGAAAGTAAGGTCTTAACAACATTAGAAACAGATCAACTTATAAATCAAATATCGACTAATCTCAAACAAAATTATTTTGACTCTGAAAAGACAAAAACATTAAATAATATTCTTACGAAAAAGTTAAAAAAAAATGAATTCTATAATCTGCCAACAGATTCATTAACTAAAAAACTGACTTTGTTACTCAGAAATCAAACAAACGATATTCATTTTTACATAGGAAAATCTAACCCTGATGTTGAAAAAGACCCAATAAAAGAATTGCCAAAGCAAAATTTTAATGGTGGATTTACAGAAGTTAAGATTTTAGAAAACAATATCGGTTACATAAAATGGGACAGATGTATTGCAAATGACGAAGCTTTTAGAAAAATAAAAAGTGCTTTAGTTTTTCTTGAAGGAGTGGATAAACTTATAATTGACATTTCAGAAAACCCTGGTGGAGACGGACGAAGTGGTAATTTTATTAATTATCATTTATATGAAAACCCTAGTTACCAAAGCTTATTAATGAAGAGATGTGTAGGAGAAGAAAATTGGTATCAAAGCGAAGTCGCTTACAATTATTCAGATGCACCTAAGTTTTTTGACATTCCACTTTACATTATTACCTCTAAAAACACAGGTTCGGCTTCAGAATATTTTGCTTTTACCGCTCAAGAAATGCAAAGGGCAACTATTATTGGCAAAACAACAGCAGGCGCAGGAAATCCAGTAACTATGGTTACAATGGGAGATTATTTTATGTATGTTCCCGTTTGTGAAATCGTAACTTATGAAGGTAAATCTATAGAAGCAAAAGGTGTAATTCCAGATATAGAACTAATATCAAATGATTTATTGAACGAAACTTTAAACTACATAAATAAAGAATAA